The genomic region GCGCGCGCCGTCGCGCGGCGGCGCGGCCCCGCGGGCCTGCGGCGCGCGGCGCTCAAGGCGGCGCGCGCGCGCGGAGCCCGGCGCTGAGTCCAGGCCGATGCGGTGAGGGAGGGAGCCATCGTCGTCCTGGGAGCCGGCACGATCGGCGCGCTCATCGTGCGGGACCTCCTGCGCACCTACGACGGGAAGGTCGACGTGATGTGCCGCGACCCCGGTAAGGCGAAAAAGGGTCTTCGCGGCCTTGGACGGTCGCGACGGGTGATGTTCCTCGCGGGGGACGTCACGCGTCCCGGCGAGCTGGGCCGGGCCCTCAAGGGAGCACGCGCGGCGATCAACGCGGTGCACCACGAGCACAACGAGGCGGTCATGCGCGCCTGCCTTTCGACCGGCGCGCACTACGCGGATCTGGGCGGCCTGTACCACTACACGCTGAAGCAGCTTGCATGGCACGGGCGCTTCCGGCGCGCGGGGCTGACCGCGGTCCTCGGCATCGGCGCCGCGCCGGGGATCACCAACGTGCTCGCGGCCTACGGCGCGTCGGAGCTCACCCGCGTGGAGGCCGTCGAGATCAGGATCGGCGCGATCGACCGCTCCACGTATCGCCGGGCGTCGTCCCTGCCCGGGTCCTATTCCCTGCAGACGCTCCTCGAGGAATGCTCCTGGCCGCCCGCCGTGTTCAAAAGGGGGAAAATGGTCTTCGTCGAGCCGTTCTCGGGCCGCGAGCCGTACCGCTTTCCCGCGCCGGTCGGCCGTCAAAAGCCGCAGTACACGATCCATTCCGAGCTCGCGACCTTGCCCCGGACGCTGCGAGCGCGGGAGGTCTTCTTCAAGATCGCCTTCGACGACGAGTTCGTGGACAAGATGCGGACGCTGCGCCAGGCCGGACTCCTCGATCCGGAGAATCTGCCCGCCACTCTCGCCATCCTCAAACGCCTTCCGCCCGCGATCCCCGCGGCCGTCGAGCAGCACGAGGTCATCCAGGTGCTGGTCCGGGGGCGGGCGGGCTCCCGGCCCCGCCGGGTGCGGCTGGAGGCCCGCGTGTCCGCGTCGGGAGAGACCGTCGACAAGGACACCGCCGCGCCGGCCTCGATCGTGGCGCAGCAGCTGGCGCGCGGCGAGATCGCGCGCCCGGGCGTGTTCCCTCCCGAATCGATCGTGAGGCCCGAGGCGTTCTTCGCCGAGCTGCGCCGCCGGGGGATATTCCTCTACAGGAACGGCCGCCGCCTCCCTCCGTAGGGATCCCATGAGATACGACTTCGTCGTCGTCGGCGCGACCGGCCAGCAGGGCCTCATCGCCTCGCGGGATCTTCTCGAGCGCGGGTACCGCGTGCTCATGTGCGGACGCCGCGCCGAGGGCCTGAGGGCGCTGCTCAAGAGACGCGGGGCCGGCTTCGCGCGCGTGGACCTGCGCGACGTCGCCGCCGCCGCGCGCGTCATCGGACGATCGGGGAGCCGGATCGCGCTCAACTGCGCGGAGCTCCGCTGGAACCTTCATATGATGAAGGCCTGCCTTCAGGCCCGCTCGCACTATCTGGACCTGGGGGGCCTGCACGAGATGACCGTCCGGCAGTACGCGCAGGACCGCCCGTGGCGCGCGAGGAAGCTTCTCGCGCTCCTGGGCTGCGGCTCCACCCCCGGCATCGCGAACGTGATGGCCGCCCGCGCGGCGGAGGACCTCGACGCCGTCGAGCACATCGACCTCGGCTTCGCCTGGGAGTCCAACGTGAAGACGTTCGTCCTGCCGTACTCGTTGGAGAGCATCGTCCACGAGCTCACCGTCCCCGCGGTCGTGCTCGAGCACGGGAGATTCAGGAAGATCCGCGGCTGCCCCCTGGAGGAGTCCGGGGATTTCCTCGGCGTGGGGCGGCAGGTGACCCGCTGCATCGTCCACTCCGAGGTGTACACGTTCCACAAATACTTCAAGGATAAGGGCCTGCGCAGCGTGCACTACAAAGCGGGATTCCCGGCGCACTCCTTCAAGGTCCTCGAGACGCTCATGCAGCTGGGCTTCACCTCCGGCGAGCAGGTCGTCCATCGGGGCGAGACGATGACCGCCCTCGAGTTCACCGGCCGCGTGCTGCGGCGGCTGCCCAGCCCCGCGCGCTACGCCGAGACCGAAAACCTCTGGGTCAAGGTCCGGGGAACCTCCGGCGGCGCGCCGAAGACCGTCGCGATGGATTGCCTCGTCAGGACCACGCCGGGCTGGAGCGAGGCCGGCTCGAATGTTGGCACGGGCCGCACGATCGCCGTGATGGCCCTCATGCTCCACCGCGGCCGGATCGACGCCGTCGGGGTCACGGCGCCCGAGGCGTGCGTGCCCGCGGCGCCGTTCTTCCGGGAGCTGGAGCAGAGGGGGATGCGTTTCTACAAGAACCGGAGGATGTTGAGCGTCTGAGGCCCGCGAAGATCCGCCGTCCGACCCGGGCCGCGGCCGCGCTGCTGCTCGCCGCCGCGCTCGCCTGCGGCTGCGCGTCCGGCAAGGACCGGGCCCGCGCCGACGGGGCGCCGCCGGCGGCGGCGTCGACGGCCTCCCCGGAGGAGAGGGGAGCCGACCGCCCCGGCGCCCCGCCGGTCGAGCCCGTCGTCGTCAGCAAGCCCCATTACCGCGATCCGCTGATCCGCGTGAACCGGGTGACATTCGCGTTCAACGACGTCCTCTACCGATACCTGCTGATCCCGCTGAGCAAGGGCTACATACGGCTGCTGCCCAAGCGGGCGCGCCGATGCGTCGCCGATTTCTTCCACAACCTGAAGACGCCGGTCTATGTCGCCAACGACATCCTCCAGCTCGAGCCGAAGCCCCTGGGCCGTCATCTGGCCCGCTTCGTCATCAATTCCACTTTGGGCCTGGGGGGGCTGTTCGATCCCGCGCAGGATGCCTTCGGCCTGGAACGGACGCGGACCGGCTTCGGAGAGACCCTCTCCCGGTACGGCGCCGGGTACGGCGTCTATCTGGTCCTGCCCGTGTTCGGGTCCTCGGACCTGCGCAACGGCGCGGCCCTGGCGGCGGATTACTTCCTGAACCCGATCCCCTATCTGACCGAGGATCCGGCGACGACCGCCGTCATGGCCTACGACAATTTCCAGGAGTACGCGCCGGGGGCGGGAAAATACGAGACCCTGCGGCGCGAGGCCGACGACCCCTACATCTTCTTCCGGAACCTCCATCTGCAGGGAGCGCAGCGCGATGCCGACCGCCGATAAGCTCGCGCGCTCCTTCGCGGGGCTGGCGGTCTCGCGGCCGCGGACCGTGCTGCTCGCCTTCCTCGCCGTCACCGCCGCGCTCGGCTGGCACGCCCGGCGCTTCAAGATCGACGCCGGAGCCGACACGCTCCTCACCAAGGACAACCGGCACTACGTCCAGACGAACGTCGTGGACCGGCGCTTCGACGCGCGGGAGTTCCTGCTGGTCGCCTACAAGCCGCGGGCCCGGCCCGTGCTGTCCGAAGCGACCTTCGCGGACCTTCGGGGGCTCAAGGCGAGGCTCCTGCGTCTCGAGCGCGTGGAATCCGTACGCAGCCTCCTCGACGTGCCCCTGCCGCCGCGGAGCGGCGCCCTCGCCGCCGGGTCGGACCTGAGCGATTGGACGATGGAGCGCCGGCGCTTCCGCCTCGAGGAGCTCGAGCAGCGGCTCCGCGGTCACCCCGTCTACGAAGACCTGCTGATCAACAAGGACCGCTCGGCGACCGCGCTGCAGGTCCTCTTCAAGAAAGACGCGGAGCTCGACGCCCTCGACGGCCGCATCACCGGCCTGGAGCTGCGCTCCCTGACGCTAGGGCTGACGCGAGGCGAGCGCAAGGAGCTGGCCCGGCTCAAGCGGCGGGCCGAGCCTCTCGACGCGCGGCTCGACAAGATCCGGGCCGCCGAGCTCGAGAGCATCCGCGCCGTGATGGCCGACTACGAAGACGACGCGGACATCTACCTGGGCGGGATCCACGTGCTCGCGCAGCAGCTGATCCGGATCATCACCAACGACCTGCTCGTGTTCGGGGCCGCGATCGGGGCCATGATCTGCCTGGTCCTGTTCCTGCTGTTCCGCCGGCTACGCTGGGTGGTCATCCCGGCCGTCTGCTGCGTCTGCAGCGTGCTCTCCACCGTAGGACTTTTCGGGCTCCTCGGCCTCAAGGCCACGGTGATCTCCTCGAGCTTCATCGCGCTGCAGCTCATCCTGACTCTGGGCATCTCCATCCACCTCATCGTGCAGTACCGGGAATACGCGGAGAAGCGGCCGGACTGGGACCAGGCGCGGCTGGTCC from Elusimicrobiota bacterium harbors:
- a CDS encoding saccharopine dehydrogenase NADP-binding domain-containing protein; this encodes MREGAIVVLGAGTIGALIVRDLLRTYDGKVDVMCRDPGKAKKGLRGLGRSRRVMFLAGDVTRPGELGRALKGARAAINAVHHEHNEAVMRACLSTGAHYADLGGLYHYTLKQLAWHGRFRRAGLTAVLGIGAAPGITNVLAAYGASELTRVEAVEIRIGAIDRSTYRRASSLPGSYSLQTLLEECSWPPAVFKRGKMVFVEPFSGREPYRFPAPVGRQKPQYTIHSELATLPRTLRAREVFFKIAFDDEFVDKMRTLRQAGLLDPENLPATLAILKRLPPAIPAAVEQHEVIQVLVRGRAGSRPRRVRLEARVSASGETVDKDTAAPASIVAQQLARGEIARPGVFPPESIVRPEAFFAELRRRGIFLYRNGRRLPP
- a CDS encoding saccharopine dehydrogenase NADP-binding domain-containing protein yields the protein MRYDFVVVGATGQQGLIASRDLLERGYRVLMCGRRAEGLRALLKRRGAGFARVDLRDVAAAARVIGRSGSRIALNCAELRWNLHMMKACLQARSHYLDLGGLHEMTVRQYAQDRPWRARKLLALLGCGSTPGIANVMAARAAEDLDAVEHIDLGFAWESNVKTFVLPYSLESIVHELTVPAVVLEHGRFRKIRGCPLEESGDFLGVGRQVTRCIVHSEVYTFHKYFKDKGLRSVHYKAGFPAHSFKVLETLMQLGFTSGEQVVHRGETMTALEFTGRVLRRLPSPARYAETENLWVKVRGTSGGAPKTVAMDCLVRTTPGWSEAGSNVGTGRTIAVMALMLHRGRIDAVGVTAPEACVPAAPFFRELEQRGMRFYKNRRMLSV
- a CDS encoding VacJ family lipoprotein encodes the protein MRARGAVLPGAGAEGDAFLQEPEDVERLRPAKIRRPTRAAAALLLAAALACGCASGKDRARADGAPPAAASTASPEERGADRPGAPPVEPVVVSKPHYRDPLIRVNRVTFAFNDVLYRYLLIPLSKGYIRLLPKRARRCVADFFHNLKTPVYVANDILQLEPKPLGRHLARFVINSTLGLGGLFDPAQDAFGLERTRTGFGETLSRYGAGYGVYLVLPVFGSSDLRNGAALAADYFLNPIPYLTEDPATTAVMAYDNFQEYAPGAGKYETLRREADDPYIFFRNLHLQGAQRDADRR